One genomic segment of Chitinophaga parva includes these proteins:
- a CDS encoding efflux RND transporter periplasmic adaptor subunit encodes MRLARLLPACIGLLALSACGGQKGVSPERHDITEMVFASGVLEAYDQYNLTAQQDGYLVQLNFNEGDLVSKTQLLAVIDNHQNVLNSRSAEELHGIAQRNTLPSAPALQQIQANITAAEAKLQQDQQLADRYKRLYQNNSVSRLEYENAQLAAVSSKATLDGLQQEYNNARINATQQEVAQRFASGVNQVLAGQNQVKAVTNGRIYQKLKQLGDYVKKGDVIAVIGDPDLIYAKLNVDETNMAKVKEGQAVVVRLNTNRAKTYNATVHQILPAFDANTQSFLVKAYFTDSLDFRIAGTQLEANIITGEKKNALVIPRSYLQYGSTVLLKKDKKKVPVQTGIISSDWVEILGGIDEHAVLIQDNK; translated from the coding sequence ATGAGACTTGCCCGCTTATTACCGGCCTGCATAGGCCTGCTGGCCCTGAGTGCCTGCGGTGGCCAGAAAGGCGTGAGCCCTGAGCGCCACGACATTACCGAAATGGTATTTGCCTCCGGCGTGCTGGAAGCTTATGATCAATACAACCTCACCGCCCAGCAGGATGGCTACCTGGTGCAGCTCAACTTCAATGAAGGAGACCTGGTCAGCAAAACCCAGCTGCTGGCTGTAATAGACAACCACCAGAATGTGCTGAACTCCCGCAGCGCGGAAGAACTGCATGGCATAGCCCAACGCAATACCCTGCCCTCCGCCCCTGCCCTGCAGCAGATCCAGGCTAACATCACGGCCGCGGAAGCCAAACTGCAACAGGACCAGCAGCTGGCAGACCGTTACAAGCGCCTGTACCAAAACAACAGCGTATCACGCCTGGAATATGAAAACGCACAACTGGCGGCGGTAAGCTCCAAAGCCACGCTGGATGGGCTGCAACAAGAGTATAACAATGCCAGGATCAATGCCACCCAGCAGGAAGTGGCCCAGCGTTTTGCCAGCGGGGTAAACCAGGTGCTGGCAGGCCAGAACCAGGTAAAGGCAGTGACCAATGGCCGCATTTATCAAAAGCTGAAGCAACTGGGAGACTATGTAAAAAAAGGCGATGTGATCGCCGTGATCGGTGACCCGGACCTGATATACGCCAAGCTGAATGTGGATGAAACCAACATGGCCAAGGTGAAGGAAGGACAGGCCGTAGTGGTGCGCCTGAACACCAACCGCGCTAAAACTTACAATGCCACCGTACACCAGATCCTGCCTGCATTTGACGCCAACACACAATCCTTCCTGGTAAAGGCGTACTTTACCGACAGCCTGGATTTCCGCATAGCCGGCACCCAGCTGGAGGCCAATATCATCACCGGTGAAAAGAAAAATGCCCTGGTAATACCCCGCTCCTACCTGCAATACGGCAGTACCGTGCTGCTGAAAAAAGATAAGAAGAAGGTGCCCGTACAAACCGGCATCATCTCCAGCGACTGGGTGGAGATCCTGGGTGGCATAGATGAACACGCGGTATTGATCCAGGACAACAAATAA
- a CDS encoding TolC family protein gives MRRFLMLGWLLCTGLGAFAQDQLTFTSLDDVFAYAEAHSSTYKNASQQTLLAKYQTLAAQLSKWNLKAEANFTAIDNTKLPVNFLPAEIFGGQPGEFKTITLGQQYVSTISTSPQFDILNPYAMGLVKVSRANEQLTRITNQLNKKTLCESIAASYYNILSYKWQLLALQESLVNADSLTQIMQRKQVEGIARTQDVNNSLANQLAIKDRIQQLEILAAQETENLKLLCDIPAGAEVSVTAAQPSPVFDDNLTATNTLNKQQWEWQQKYRKADLEANKKWFLPTVSFISNVGWNQYSNNRFFDKTSWPGTNYVGLRFSVPLAPDVTKAATVRYDRVYMRINETNIAHAALQDSVSNRQVVLDYKKAFTSYQLSSHIASLKKDSYQKNLDIYKEGILSATDLLISFNDWLNSSITTVAQLATSEYDRSKININNTFK, from the coding sequence ATGCGTCGATTCTTAATGCTAGGGTGGCTGTTGTGCACCGGGCTTGGAGCCTTTGCGCAGGACCAGCTTACCTTTACCTCGCTCGACGATGTATTTGCCTACGCGGAAGCGCACAGCAGTACGTACAAGAACGCCTCCCAACAAACGCTGCTGGCCAAGTACCAGACCCTGGCCGCCCAGCTCTCTAAATGGAACCTGAAGGCGGAGGCCAATTTCACCGCCATAGACAATACCAAGCTGCCCGTAAACTTCCTGCCGGCGGAGATCTTCGGCGGCCAGCCCGGTGAGTTCAAGACCATCACCCTGGGCCAGCAATACGTAAGCACCATCAGCACCTCTCCCCAGTTTGACATCCTCAACCCCTACGCCATGGGGCTGGTAAAAGTATCCAGGGCCAATGAGCAGCTGACCCGCATTACCAACCAGCTGAATAAAAAGACCCTTTGTGAGAGTATTGCGGCTTCGTACTACAATATCCTTTCTTACAAATGGCAGCTCCTGGCCCTGCAGGAAAGCCTGGTCAATGCGGATTCCCTTACGCAGATCATGCAGCGCAAACAGGTGGAGGGCATAGCCCGCACCCAGGATGTAAACAACTCCCTGGCTAACCAGCTGGCGATCAAAGACCGCATACAGCAGCTGGAAATACTGGCTGCACAGGAAACAGAGAACCTGAAACTGCTCTGCGACATTCCCGCCGGTGCGGAAGTGAGCGTAACAGCCGCCCAGCCATCGCCAGTGTTTGACGACAACCTAACGGCAACGAATACACTGAATAAGCAGCAATGGGAATGGCAGCAGAAATACCGCAAGGCAGACCTGGAAGCCAACAAAAAATGGTTCCTGCCCACGGTGAGCTTCATCAGCAATGTAGGATGGAACCAATACAGTAACAACCGTTTCTTCGACAAAACTTCCTGGCCAGGCACCAATTATGTGGGCCTGCGTTTCAGCGTGCCCCTGGCCCCGGACGTGACCAAAGCCGCTACCGTGCGGTATGACCGGGTGTACATGCGGATCAATGAAACCAATATTGCCCATGCCGCCCTGCAGGACAGCGTGAGCAACCGGCAGGTGGTGCTGGACTATAAAAAGGCATTTACCAGCTACCAGCTCTCATCACACATTGCCTCCCTGAAAAAAGATTCTTACCAGAAGAACCTGGATATTTACAAGGAAGGCATTCTTTCCGCTACAGACCTGCTGATCTCTTTCAACGATTGGCTGAACAGCAGCATTACCACGGTGGCCCAACTGGCCACCAGCGAATACGACAGATCCAAGATAAACATCAACAATACTTTCAAATGA
- a CDS encoding sensor histidine kinase: protein MRKNPNGQLASAWLLSFLLEARYRVFRHVLVLCFVAIALYNNNMVGNEPLATYVKSCLFVWLVAMFYTNMYWLTPKFLLTGRYLHFTAGLLVYLVIAYQIVTFVKRVLHPYLNDGHLNDGPRIFPFVVLIMSLVGASTAIKLFQRWVLDTQRINELERNTLQSEMEQLKNQINPHFLFNMLNNANVLTQKDPEKASQVLLKLSDFLRYLLYDSTRAQVLLTSDIHFLNDLLNLERIRRDQFRFSISQEGALSGVLVPPLLFVTFVENAVKHNLDADSPSYVELYFSVQNDMLQFKCVNSKPVQAGPKKEGGLGLANVKRRLALLYPDRHRLQMHETADQFIIQLSIRL from the coding sequence ATGCGAAAAAATCCGAATGGGCAATTGGCCTCCGCCTGGCTGCTATCCTTCCTCCTGGAAGCACGCTACCGGGTGTTCCGCCATGTGCTGGTGCTGTGTTTTGTGGCGATAGCCTTGTATAACAACAATATGGTGGGCAATGAGCCCCTGGCCACGTATGTGAAGAGCTGCCTGTTTGTATGGCTGGTGGCCATGTTCTATACCAATATGTACTGGCTTACGCCTAAGTTCCTGCTGACAGGCCGCTACCTGCACTTCACGGCAGGCCTGCTCGTGTACCTTGTTATTGCCTACCAGATCGTCACTTTTGTAAAGCGCGTGCTGCATCCTTACCTGAATGACGGCCACCTGAACGACGGGCCCCGCATCTTTCCTTTTGTAGTGCTCATCATGTCACTGGTAGGTGCTTCTACGGCCATTAAGCTCTTCCAGCGCTGGGTGCTGGATACGCAGCGCATCAATGAACTGGAACGCAATACACTGCAATCGGAAATGGAGCAGTTGAAGAACCAGATCAACCCGCATTTCCTGTTCAATATGCTGAACAATGCCAATGTGCTTACGCAAAAAGACCCGGAGAAGGCCTCCCAGGTGCTCCTGAAACTCAGTGATTTCCTGCGCTACCTGCTGTACGATAGTACCCGGGCACAGGTGCTCCTCACATCAGATATTCATTTTCTCAATGACCTGCTCAACCTGGAGCGCATCCGCCGGGACCAGTTCCGCTTCTCCATTTCACAGGAAGGCGCCCTGAGCGGGGTACTGGTACCGCCCCTGCTCTTTGTCACCTTCGTGGAAAACGCGGTGAAACACAACCTGGATGCGGATTCCCCGTCTTACGTGGAACTTTATTTTTCCGTGCAAAATGACATGCTGCAGTTTAAATGCGTAAATTCAAAGCCGGTACAAGCCGGCCCCAAAAAAGAGGGCGGCCTGGGTTTGGCAAACGTAAAGCGCAGGCTGGCTTTGCTTTACCCGGACCGGCACCGGCTGCAGATGCATGAAACTGCAGACCAATTCATCATCCAATTAAGCATCCGCTTATGA
- a CDS encoding LytR/AlgR family response regulator transcription factor — protein MNCIVVDDEPLAREGMALLISKQKDLQLLGNFSNAAAAAAFLDENAVDLVFLDIQMPGTNGLDFARSISPKTLVVFTTAYAEYALDSYDVDAVDYLIKPIRPERFQKAVQKAQAYLQLLKGSPQMASIENIAGDYFFVKADRKVFKVFFKDILFIEGLKDYVVLHTEGQNIITAMNIKTIHDQLPAQLFVRISKSYIVNVQHITSFDNNTVFLRQFEVPIGNAYRQHFFDEYVARKLLSR, from the coding sequence ATGAATTGCATCGTGGTAGATGACGAGCCCCTGGCACGGGAAGGCATGGCCCTGCTGATCAGTAAACAAAAGGACCTGCAACTGCTGGGTAATTTCAGCAACGCCGCCGCTGCCGCCGCTTTCCTGGATGAAAACGCGGTGGACCTGGTGTTCCTGGACATTCAGATGCCCGGCACCAACGGGCTGGATTTTGCGCGCAGCATTTCCCCAAAGACACTGGTGGTCTTCACCACCGCTTACGCGGAATACGCACTGGATAGCTACGATGTAGACGCGGTGGATTATCTCATCAAACCCATACGCCCCGAGCGCTTCCAGAAGGCCGTGCAGAAAGCGCAGGCTTACCTGCAACTGCTTAAAGGCTCACCACAGATGGCCAGCATTGAAAACATTGCCGGCGACTATTTTTTCGTGAAGGCAGATCGCAAAGTGTTCAAGGTTTTTTTCAAGGATATTCTTTTTATTGAAGGCCTCAAAGATTACGTGGTGCTGCATACGGAAGGACAGAATATTATTACTGCCATGAACATCAAAACCATTCACGACCAGCTGCCCGCCCAGCTCTTTGTGCGTATCAGCAAATCTTATATCGTGAATGTGCAGCACATTACTTCTTTTGACAACAACACCGTATTCCTCCGCCAGTTTGAAGTGCCCATTGGCAATGCTTACCGCCAGCATTTTTTTGATGAATATGTGGCACGCAAACTCCTGAGCCGGTAG
- a CDS encoding MFS transporter: MTDKMVIPLEAAPAKAGRRQWVGLAALALPTLLVSMDFTVTYLALPHISAALQPGSAQLLWITDIYSFLQGGLLITMGTLGDRIGRRKLLLCGAVVFALASAMGAFSGSPNMLIVARGIMGMAGAAIMPSIVALVRSLFHDDKERAVAMGVWTTCFSTGTMLGPLLGGLLLDHYWWGSVFLIGTPVMLLFLVLAPRFLPEYRAPQEGRFDIGSAFLLLLGLLSLIYAVKRSSEAVAVNGVSAGLACGGILVLLGFLQRQAKAAHPLIDLQLFKVASFNATLLGLLLSLFCWAGLYLFVAQYLQLVVGLDPLQAGLWTLPSTLVSMVFCMAAPQLARRWGAPNVIISGMLMTALALVCYAVASDLAMLIAGTVCMGIGTSSTVTLGVDKVISAAPHEKAGAAAGIYETSTTFGAAMGVGLLGSMGTAVYRAAMQHTGGEARNTLGAAVEAAKRLPAAAGQALVQTARSSFLHSLHITATVAAILMLLVTLRVAWVYKKK, translated from the coding sequence ATGACGGATAAGATGGTTATTCCCCTGGAAGCAGCACCGGCAAAGGCCGGGCGGCGCCAATGGGTAGGGCTGGCAGCGCTGGCGCTGCCTACATTGCTGGTGTCTATGGACTTCACCGTTACCTACCTGGCCCTGCCCCATATCAGCGCGGCTTTGCAACCAGGTAGTGCGCAGCTGCTGTGGATCACGGATATTTATTCTTTCCTGCAGGGAGGCCTGCTCATTACCATGGGCACCCTGGGCGACCGTATAGGGCGGCGTAAACTACTGCTGTGCGGTGCCGTGGTGTTTGCCCTGGCATCTGCAATGGGGGCCTTTTCCGGCAGCCCGAATATGCTGATCGTGGCGCGCGGCATTATGGGCATGGCAGGTGCGGCCATCATGCCGTCTATCGTGGCATTGGTGCGGAGCCTTTTTCATGATGATAAGGAGAGGGCGGTGGCCATGGGCGTGTGGACCACTTGTTTTTCCACGGGTACTATGCTGGGGCCCTTGCTGGGCGGGCTGTTGCTGGATCATTACTGGTGGGGCTCCGTGTTTTTGATCGGTACACCGGTGATGCTGCTATTCCTTGTGCTGGCGCCCCGTTTCCTGCCGGAATACCGTGCGCCGCAGGAAGGCCGTTTTGATATAGGCAGCGCATTCCTGCTGTTACTGGGCCTGTTATCCCTGATCTACGCCGTGAAGCGCAGCAGCGAGGCGGTGGCCGTGAATGGGGTTTCTGCAGGGCTGGCCTGCGGAGGCATCCTGGTGTTGCTGGGCTTCCTGCAAAGGCAGGCAAAGGCCGCGCATCCGCTCATAGACCTGCAGCTCTTTAAAGTGGCCTCTTTCAATGCTACGTTGCTGGGCCTCCTGTTGTCGCTTTTTTGCTGGGCAGGGTTGTATTTATTTGTTGCACAATACCTGCAACTGGTAGTGGGCCTGGACCCATTGCAAGCGGGCCTTTGGACCCTGCCATCCACGTTGGTGAGCATGGTCTTTTGCATGGCAGCGCCACAGCTGGCACGCAGGTGGGGCGCGCCTAACGTAATCATAAGCGGCATGTTGATGACCGCATTGGCACTGGTTTGCTATGCAGTGGCCAGTGACCTGGCCATGCTGATCGCGGGTACGGTGTGTATGGGCATTGGCACCAGCAGCACGGTCACGTTGGGTGTTGATAAAGTAATTTCTGCGGCGCCGCATGAAAAGGCTGGGGCTGCGGCAGGTATTTATGAAACCAGTACCACCTTTGGCGCTGCCATGGGCGTGGGCCTGCTCGGGAGCATGGGTACGGCGGTGTACCGGGCAGCCATGCAGCACACCGGTGGCGAGGCACGCAACACGCTGGGAGCCGCCGTGGAAGCGGCAAAGCGCCTGCCAGCTGCGGCAGGGCAGGCGTTAGTACAAACAGCCCGGTCGTCCTTTTTACACTCCCTGCATATTACGGCCACGGTGGCGGCCATACTCATGTTGCTGGTAACGCTGCGCGTGGCATGGGTGTATAAAAAAAAGTGA
- a CDS encoding YybH family protein, producing MKKILLLLFVWIAALLPAKAQSMIDPEDEAGIQQTIAGETAAYVNRDSALVLSYYTNDPITQAVWNAPDGGYGSYRGYEVLKANVASDFQKHPEKPIEPTVERTDWFFRPLGRDWMWVNFTQRSVTPDGKKMENYETRVMKKERGKWKIAVMYAMSDHGRH from the coding sequence ATGAAAAAGATCCTCTTATTACTCTTCGTATGGATAGCCGCGCTCCTTCCCGCCAAAGCCCAGTCCATGATTGACCCGGAAGATGAAGCCGGTATCCAGCAAACCATTGCCGGCGAGACCGCCGCTTATGTAAACCGCGACAGCGCCCTGGTGCTGAGCTATTACACGAACGATCCTATTACCCAGGCTGTGTGGAACGCACCGGATGGTGGTTATGGCAGCTACCGCGGCTACGAAGTACTGAAAGCAAACGTGGCAAGCGACTTCCAAAAACATCCTGAAAAGCCCATTGAGCCTACAGTGGAGCGCACGGACTGGTTTTTCCGGCCACTGGGCAGGGACTGGATGTGGGTGAACTTTACGCAACGCAGCGTAACGCCGGACGGTAAGAAAATGGAGAACTATGAAACCCGGGTAATGAAAAAAGAACGTGGTAAATGGAAAATAGCAGTGATGTATGCCATGAGTGATCACGGCAGACATTAA
- a CDS encoding RDD family protein gives MLNCPNCTAPLTAQTAHCPTCGVSLQTTAIPHTWSQRATPDDQLRVDDLLYNSDVYPRASLWRRFVAYLIDSLIFGVLFVPAIVTVATENDSNTAASTNLAFVILLLVPFVYFIGKDSLFRGRSLGKMAMGLMIVDVANQVPCGAGKAIARNLVGFALAFVPLGSIVDVVLILTDPEGRRLGDRVCRTQVVPQSAYHKA, from the coding sequence ATGTTAAATTGTCCCAACTGTACAGCCCCGTTAACTGCACAAACAGCGCATTGCCCGACCTGTGGCGTTTCCCTGCAAACAACTGCTATTCCTCATACCTGGAGCCAGCGTGCTACCCCGGACGACCAGTTGCGCGTGGATGACCTGCTGTACAACAGCGATGTATACCCCCGCGCCAGTTTATGGCGGCGCTTCGTAGCCTACCTGATAGACTCGCTGATCTTTGGCGTGCTGTTTGTGCCGGCCATCGTTACAGTTGCAACCGAAAATGACAGTAATACAGCCGCCAGTACAAACCTTGCGTTCGTCATTTTGCTCCTCGTTCCGTTTGTGTACTTTATTGGGAAGGATAGCCTGTTCCGGGGGCGCAGCTTAGGCAAAATGGCCATGGGGCTGATGATAGTAGACGTGGCCAACCAGGTGCCCTGCGGTGCAGGTAAAGCAATTGCCCGTAACCTGGTGGGCTTTGCACTGGCATTTGTTCCTCTTGGAAGTATTGTAGACGTGGTGCTGATACTTACTGACCCTGAAGGCCGCCGCCTGGGAGACCGTGTTTGCCGCACGCAGGTGGTCCCGCAAAGTGCTTATCATAAGGCCTGA
- a CDS encoding peptidase associated/transthyretin-like domain-containing protein encodes MKTTTLLITLLFLQLGAMAQKLQLVKGTVYDRTARFGMVGVSVMSNSGRGTVTDSLGQYAIRLPITDSISFSYQGKATMKFAVAELPPNHPFDMSIRVDVHVLPTVVVDAKRLHDYRRDSLEFRDEYRKVFDYGRDYFTAVNGGAGINLDLLFSLRKAKRMEQFQQRLIRDEQEKYVDYRFNKTLVRQITGLQSPAIDTFMVWYRPSYEMLQSFENEYAYLKYIQEWGDYFGQEWRKRYHQSAYKKGY; translated from the coding sequence TTGAAAACAACTACGCTTCTTATAACGCTGCTCTTCCTGCAACTGGGCGCCATGGCGCAAAAGCTGCAACTGGTAAAGGGCACCGTGTACGACCGTACTGCGCGCTTTGGCATGGTGGGCGTAAGTGTAATGAGCAATTCCGGCCGCGGCACGGTGACCGATTCCCTGGGCCAGTACGCCATCCGCCTTCCCATCACCGATTCCATCAGTTTTTCTTACCAGGGCAAAGCCACCATGAAGTTTGCGGTGGCGGAGTTGCCACCTAATCACCCGTTTGACATGAGCATCCGGGTGGATGTACACGTGCTGCCCACCGTAGTGGTAGACGCAAAGCGCCTGCACGATTACCGGCGCGATTCCCTTGAATTCCGCGACGAATACCGCAAGGTGTTTGATTATGGACGGGATTATTTCACCGCGGTGAATGGGGGGGCCGGTATTAACCTGGACCTGCTGTTCAGCCTCCGGAAAGCCAAGCGCATGGAGCAATTCCAGCAACGGCTGATAAGGGATGAACAGGAAAAATACGTGGACTACCGCTTCAACAAAACCCTGGTGCGCCAGATCACCGGCCTGCAATCCCCTGCCATAGACACTTTTATGGTATGGTACCGCCCCAGCTATGAAATGCTGCAAAGTTTTGAGAACGAGTACGCCTACCTGAAATACATCCAGGAGTGGGGCGATTACTTTGGCCAGGAATGGAGAAAGCGGTACCACCAATCGGCCTATAAGAAAGGCTATTGA